The following proteins are co-located in the Nocardia bhagyanarayanae genome:
- the hemQ gene encoding hydrogen peroxide-dependent heme synthase: MARLDYQALNSTIRYLMFSVFQVQPGVLGEDREAAVKEARAFFDGLAERDVVVRGIYDVAGMRADADFMIWTHAERVEDLQAAYSDFRRTTELGRASAPVWSNVALHRPAEFNKSHIPAFLAGEDPGNYICVYPFVRSYEWYLLPDEERRKMLADHGKAARGYPDVRANTVSSFALGDYEWILAFESPELHRIVDLMRDLRATEARLHVREEVPFFTGPRVEVDKLIAALP, encoded by the coding sequence ATGGCGCGACTCGACTATCAAGCTCTCAACTCCACCATCCGCTACCTGATGTTCTCGGTGTTCCAGGTGCAGCCGGGCGTGCTTGGCGAGGACCGTGAGGCAGCCGTCAAGGAGGCGCGCGCGTTCTTCGACGGGCTCGCCGAGCGCGACGTGGTGGTGCGCGGCATCTACGACGTGGCGGGCATGCGCGCCGACGCCGACTTCATGATCTGGACGCACGCCGAGCGGGTGGAGGACCTGCAGGCGGCGTACTCCGACTTCCGCAGGACCACCGAGCTCGGCCGGGCCAGCGCCCCGGTGTGGAGCAATGTGGCGCTGCACCGCCCCGCGGAGTTCAACAAGAGCCACATCCCGGCGTTCCTGGCCGGTGAGGACCCGGGCAACTACATCTGCGTGTACCCGTTCGTGCGCTCCTACGAGTGGTACCTGCTGCCCGACGAGGAACGTCGCAAGATGCTGGCCGACCACGGCAAGGCCGCCCGCGGCTACCCGGACGTGCGCGCGAACACCGTGAGCTCGTTCGCGCTCGGCGACTACGAGTGGATCCTGGCTTTCGAGTCGCCGGAACTGCACCGGATCGTGGATCTCATGCGCGATCTGCGGGCCACCGAGGCGCGCCTGCACGTCCGCGAAGAGGTGCCGTTCTTCACCGGCCCCCGCGTGGAGGTCGACAAGCTCATCGCGGCGCTGCCCTGA
- the msrB gene encoding peptide-methionine (R)-S-oxide reductase MsrB: MSSDAETSLPAPRLQLTPQQWRAKLDPEEYAVLREAATERPFTGEYTDTKTEGVYSCRACDAELFRSTEKFESHCGWPSFFDPAKSDAVILRSDNSLGMHRVEVLCANCHSHLGHVFEGEGYPTPTDQRYCINSIALRLHPSDSAAG; encoded by the coding sequence ATGAGTTCCGACGCCGAAACGTCTCTACCCGCGCCACGACTCCAGCTGACGCCGCAGCAGTGGCGCGCCAAGCTGGATCCCGAGGAGTACGCGGTGCTACGCGAGGCCGCGACCGAACGTCCCTTCACCGGTGAGTACACCGACACCAAGACCGAGGGCGTGTACAGCTGTCGCGCCTGTGACGCCGAATTGTTCCGCAGCACCGAGAAATTCGAGTCGCACTGCGGGTGGCCGTCGTTCTTCGATCCGGCGAAATCGGACGCGGTGATCCTGCGTTCGGACAATTCGCTGGGCATGCACCGTGTCGAAGTGCTGTGCGCGAATTGCCACAGCCACCTCGGCCACGTGTTCGAGGGCGAAGGCTATCCCACGCCCACCGACCAGCGCTATTGCATCAACTCCATCGCTCTGCGGCTGCACCCCTCGGACAGCGCAGCCGGGTAG
- a CDS encoding glycosyltransferase family 87 protein: MLLRQLEPRTARTTAEVIKFALWPLAVMTVLNRVFIKAVNGFITDDYKPVYNASLAFLNGRPVYTANFDSVDPHYLYPPGGTLLIAPLALIDPEKSRWCFILLNAAAILLAWYLLLRLFKYTLKSVAAPALLLAMFMSETVINTLVFTNVNGCVLLAELLFLHLLLARRDLWAGAILGLSITVKPVLAPLVLIAAARGQWKVFITAIGVPVALTAIAWPLLKDPEQFFSRTVPYLLETRDYFNSAIAGNAAYYGLPDALTWGIRLTMAGLVAISLWILYRYYRDDELFFVTTSSGVLLTAMFLLPGLGQMYYSMMLFPFLMSVVLRNSVLRNWPAWLAIFGFMSYDKWLSDRWQSFGRNLEYLRITFGWGLLLIVVFCVLGDRYLAARREGRLPFGIDPVWMRTAPDSRDTAEAEAANAAPEDATESVTAPADQAQAPASPRSHNGSAPAEEKRISVEQ; encoded by the coding sequence GTGTTACTTCGACAGCTCGAGCCTCGCACCGCTCGCACCACCGCCGAGGTGATCAAGTTCGCACTCTGGCCTCTCGCGGTCATGACGGTGCTGAATCGGGTATTCATCAAGGCTGTCAACGGGTTCATCACCGACGACTACAAGCCGGTCTACAACGCCTCGCTGGCCTTCCTCAACGGCCGCCCCGTCTACACCGCCAACTTCGACTCGGTGGACCCGCACTACCTGTATCCGCCGGGCGGCACGCTGCTCATCGCGCCCCTGGCGCTGATCGATCCCGAGAAGTCGCGCTGGTGCTTCATCCTGCTGAACGCCGCCGCCATCCTGCTCGCCTGGTACCTGCTGCTGCGACTGTTCAAGTACACCCTGAAGTCGGTGGCCGCGCCCGCGCTGCTGCTGGCCATGTTCATGTCCGAGACGGTCATCAACACGCTCGTCTTCACCAATGTGAACGGCTGCGTCCTGCTGGCCGAGCTGCTCTTCCTGCACCTGTTGCTAGCCCGGCGCGATTTGTGGGCCGGCGCGATACTCGGATTGAGCATCACCGTGAAACCTGTGCTGGCGCCGCTGGTGCTGATCGCGGCAGCGCGCGGGCAGTGGAAGGTGTTCATCACCGCCATCGGCGTGCCGGTCGCGCTCACCGCGATCGCCTGGCCGCTGCTGAAGGATCCCGAGCAGTTCTTCAGCAGGACCGTCCCTTACCTGCTGGAGACCAGGGACTACTTCAACAGCGCGATCGCGGGCAACGCCGCCTACTACGGCCTGCCGGACGCGCTCACGTGGGGCATCCGCCTCACGATGGCTGGACTGGTGGCGATCTCGCTGTGGATTCTCTACCGCTACTACCGCGACGACGAGCTGTTCTTCGTCACCACGTCTTCGGGTGTGCTGCTCACCGCGATGTTCCTGCTGCCCGGTCTCGGCCAGATGTACTACTCGATGATGCTGTTCCCGTTCCTGATGTCGGTGGTGCTGCGCAACTCGGTGCTGCGCAACTGGCCCGCTTGGCTGGCGATCTTCGGGTTCATGTCCTACGACAAGTGGCTGTCGGACCGCTGGCAGAGCTTCGGGCGCAACCTCGAGTACCTGCGCATCACGTTCGGCTGGGGCCTGCTGCTCATCGTGGTGTTCTGCGTGCTCGGCGATCGCTACCTGGCCGCCCGCCGGGAAGGCCGCCTGCCGTTCGGCATCGATCCGGTGTGGATGCGGACCGCGCCCGACAGTCGCGACACCGCCGAAGCGGAGGCCGCGAACGCGGCGCCCGAGGACGCGACCGAGTCCGTCACGGCGCCCGCCGACCAGGCGCAGGCCCCGGCTTCGCCCAGGTCACACAACGGGTCGGCGCCGGCCGAGGAGAAACGTATTAGCGTGGAGCAATGA
- a CDS encoding alpha/beta hydrolase — protein MRWTRAAVLASALSMMIAGCGAGPSDRPVVAVEHPAVGGGETSASTPPPPPNAEVPKTDLTWRECTTPTLNLLGLGPAPAGLVLECAEYSTPIDAAGSVLGSFRTGAMRARLAQTPTDVAPLVLTSGTDRSSTATLAGLAVGPASTLLGARPIVAVDRRGLGTSQPIDCLPPDIRRGLADNAQFGPDAADPVQAVAALSREATISCRDFLQPYEGTFDAPHAADDIEQLRRQWQVEHIDLLGTGNGARVALSYARKFGDHLARLALDSPEAVGADSVTAEEHRLQGAEAALTAFAQRCTGLGCSLGPDPRAAITDLVRRAGEGGLGDISANALLTTISGFLGSPRADQANRITELADALSAAGRGDRAALGNLVLRESAATASDGQFVNRCTDIQQPPTPTKATELTAAWGQKYPVFGRSAAIALMGCSAWPVAGAPPLPEKFTLPVLVLGGIADPVVGNGGQASVTGALGAAGARHASTTWQGWGHPVFTHSGCAQRLLLDYLKEARLPQDGSACPA, from the coding sequence ATGCGCTGGACTCGAGCCGCCGTGCTGGCCTCGGCACTGTCGATGATGATCGCCGGATGCGGTGCGGGCCCGTCCGATCGTCCCGTCGTCGCCGTCGAGCATCCAGCCGTCGGCGGCGGGGAGACCTCGGCGTCGACCCCGCCCCCGCCGCCCAACGCCGAGGTGCCCAAGACCGACCTGACCTGGCGCGAGTGCACGACGCCGACCCTGAATCTGCTCGGTCTCGGCCCCGCGCCCGCCGGTCTGGTGCTGGAGTGCGCGGAGTACTCCACGCCGATCGATGCCGCGGGCAGCGTGCTCGGCAGCTTCCGCACCGGCGCGATGCGGGCCCGTCTCGCGCAGACCCCGACCGACGTCGCACCGCTGGTCCTGACCTCGGGCACGGACCGCTCCTCGACCGCGACGCTCGCCGGCCTGGCCGTCGGGCCGGCGAGCACGCTGCTCGGCGCGCGCCCGATCGTCGCGGTGGACCGGCGCGGCCTCGGCACCTCCCAGCCGATCGACTGCCTGCCGCCCGACATCCGGCGCGGCCTCGCCGACAACGCCCAGTTCGGTCCGGACGCGGCCGATCCGGTGCAGGCGGTGGCCGCGCTCAGCCGGGAGGCCACCATCTCCTGCCGCGATTTCCTACAGCCCTACGAAGGCACCTTCGACGCGCCGCACGCGGCCGACGACATCGAGCAGCTGCGCAGGCAGTGGCAGGTCGAGCACATCGACCTGCTGGGCACCGGAAACGGCGCGCGGGTCGCGCTCAGCTACGCGCGCAAGTTCGGCGATCACCTGGCGCGGCTGGCGCTCGACTCCCCCGAGGCCGTCGGCGCCGACTCGGTGACCGCCGAGGAGCACCGCCTGCAGGGCGCGGAGGCGGCGCTCACCGCGTTCGCCCAGCGCTGCACCGGGCTCGGCTGCTCGCTCGGGCCCGACCCGCGCGCGGCGATCACCGACCTGGTGCGCAGGGCGGGCGAGGGCGGGCTCGGCGACATCTCCGCCAACGCGCTGCTCACCACGATCAGCGGCTTCCTCGGCTCGCCGCGCGCCGATCAGGCCAACCGGATCACCGAACTGGCCGACGCGCTCTCGGCGGCCGGGCGCGGCGACCGGGCCGCGCTCGGCAACCTGGTGCTGCGCGAATCGGCGGCAACCGCGAGCGACGGCCAGTTCGTCAACCGCTGCACCGACATTCAGCAACCGCCCACCCCCACCAAGGCGACCGAGCTGACGGCCGCGTGGGGTCAGAAGTATCCGGTGTTCGGCCGGAGCGCGGCGATCGCGCTGATGGGCTGCTCGGCTTGGCCGGTCGCGGGGGCGCCGCCGCTGCCGGAAAAATTCACCCTTCCGGTGCTGGTGCTCGGCGGCATCGCCGACCCCGTGGTGGGCAACGGCGGGCAGGCCTCGGTGACGGGCGCGCTGGGCGCCGCGGGCGCGCGGCACGCGTCGACGACCTGGCAGGGCTGGGGGCACCCGGTCTTCACCCACTCGGGCTGCGCGCAGCGATTGCTGCTGGACTACCTGAAAGAGGCGCGGCTTCCGCAGGACGGCAGCGCCTGTCCAGCCTGA
- a CDS encoding pyrimidine reductase family protein, with amino-acid sequence MQRIHNAIQLTELSREDLARLYAYPFDLQAPWVRANFVASIDGAATSEDATAGLGTPADKKVFMLLRELADVVLVGAGTVRAENYGGARTSATRRRELYDRGLGGHPDGAPPPIAVVTASAALEPGCRLFTDTAVPPLIITTSTAPADRKLALAEAGGVVIEAGGVAVTPKGLLAALAERGLTRVLCEGGPHLFGELLEADAIDELCLTTAPVLVGGTARRISLSAHEFRMPMERRHIVLDTDGTMLTRWARR; translated from the coding sequence ATGCAGCGTATCCACAATGCGATCCAGCTCACAGAGCTGAGCCGCGAAGACCTCGCCAGGCTGTACGCCTACCCCTTCGACCTCCAGGCCCCCTGGGTCCGCGCGAATTTCGTCGCAAGCATCGACGGCGCCGCGACCAGCGAGGACGCGACCGCCGGTCTCGGCACCCCGGCCGACAAGAAAGTGTTCATGCTCCTCCGCGAACTCGCCGACGTGGTCCTGGTCGGCGCGGGCACGGTTCGCGCGGAGAACTACGGCGGCGCGCGCACCAGCGCGACCCGCCGCAGGGAGCTCTACGACCGCGGGCTCGGCGGACACCCCGACGGCGCGCCGCCGCCGATCGCGGTGGTCACCGCCAGCGCCGCGCTGGAACCGGGCTGCCGCCTGTTCACCGACACCGCGGTGCCGCCGCTGATCATCACCACCAGCACCGCGCCCGCCGACCGCAAGCTCGCGCTCGCCGAAGCCGGCGGCGTGGTGATCGAGGCGGGTGGCGTCGCGGTGACACCGAAAGGTCTGCTCGCGGCGCTCGCCGAGCGCGGGCTCACCCGGGTGCTGTGCGAGGGCGGTCCGCACCTGTTCGGCGAACTGCTGGAAGCGGACGCGATCGACGAGCTGTGCCTGACCACCGCACCGGTGCTGGTCGGCGGCACCGCACGCCGAATCTCGCTGTCCGCGCACGAGTTCCGGATGCCGATGGAGCGCAGGCACATCGTGCTCGACACCGACGGCACGATGCTGACCCGATGGGCCCGTCGGTGA
- the zapE gene encoding cell division protein ZapE, which yields MQERLVDRHPEVPADQLVAQMVPPPMFDEVSFASYIPDPKEPSQAAAVRKAEDFAGQVAKIHKAAGKKGLFGKKKQVSGAGLYLDGGFGVGKTHLLASIFHSAPAPKSFGTFGELTNLVGALGFNNAVERLAANSVLCIDEFELDDPGDTMLVSRLLTELSARGVSIAATSNTLPGQLGEGRFAAQDFMREIKKLGAIFEAVRVDGPDYRHRDLPPAPEPTSADLLAERASATPGSTLDDFDALLKHLSTLHPSKYGALISGLSAVFISGVHPVTDQAVALRIVVLADRLYDASVPVTVSGAKLDEIFSQEMLDGGYRKKYLRAISRLLALSRFEAAAA from the coding sequence ATGCAAGAACGCCTTGTCGATCGCCATCCGGAGGTTCCGGCGGACCAGCTCGTCGCCCAAATGGTGCCTCCGCCCATGTTCGACGAGGTCAGTTTCGCCTCCTACATCCCGGACCCCAAGGAGCCCAGCCAGGCCGCGGCCGTGCGCAAGGCCGAGGACTTCGCCGGGCAGGTGGCCAAGATCCACAAGGCCGCGGGCAAGAAGGGCCTGTTCGGTAAGAAGAAGCAGGTCAGCGGCGCGGGCCTGTACCTCGACGGTGGTTTCGGCGTCGGCAAGACGCACCTGCTCGCCTCGATCTTCCACAGCGCGCCCGCGCCGAAATCCTTCGGCACCTTCGGCGAGCTGACCAACCTGGTCGGCGCGCTCGGCTTCAACAACGCCGTCGAGCGGCTCGCGGCCAACAGCGTGCTGTGCATCGACGAATTCGAGCTCGACGATCCGGGCGACACCATGCTCGTGTCGCGCCTGCTGACCGAGCTGTCCGCCCGCGGCGTGTCGATCGCCGCCACCTCCAACACCCTGCCCGGCCAGCTGGGCGAAGGGCGTTTCGCCGCACAGGATTTCATGCGCGAGATCAAGAAGCTCGGCGCGATCTTCGAGGCCGTGCGCGTCGACGGACCGGACTACCGGCATCGCGACCTGCCGCCCGCGCCGGAGCCGACCTCGGCCGACCTGCTCGCCGAACGCGCCTCGGCCACACCGGGTTCCACGCTCGACGACTTCGACGCCCTGCTGAAGCACCTGAGCACGCTGCATCCGTCCAAGTACGGCGCGCTGATCTCCGGGCTCTCGGCGGTGTTCATCTCCGGCGTGCACCCCGTCACCGACCAGGCCGTCGCGCTGCGCATCGTCGTCCTCGCCGACCGCCTGTACGACGCCAGCGTCCCCGTCACCGTCTCGGGCGCCAAACTGGACGAGATCTTCTCCCAGGAGATGCTGGACGGCGGGTACCGCAAGAAGTACCTGCGCGCCATCTCGCGTCTGCTGGCGCTGTCCCGTTTCGAGGCTGCCGCGGCCTGA
- a CDS encoding alpha/beta fold hydrolase produces MSKFKTWDGLELNYRVWDGEGRTVVLQHGVVADTNANWMSMGVVAALQAAGHRVVSLDARGHGRSEKPHDAARYSWSAMARDVRALYDELDLDDVAQVGYSMGGVISLLVAAADERVAKLAVGGIGSGVLDCGGVDRRVVEPEEIRLAMNGDGAGAPRAARQFRVLADAVRADLDAIRAVVTGLDDRPIGTLDDITVPALVLAGSDDPFAAEPERLAAALPDGRCVVVPGDHMLAVMNPGFKDALVDFVR; encoded by the coding sequence ATGTCGAAGTTCAAGACCTGGGACGGGCTGGAGCTGAACTACCGCGTGTGGGACGGCGAAGGTCGCACGGTGGTGCTGCAGCACGGTGTCGTCGCCGATACCAACGCCAACTGGATGAGCATGGGCGTGGTGGCCGCGCTGCAAGCCGCCGGACACCGGGTCGTCTCGCTGGACGCGCGCGGGCACGGGCGCTCGGAGAAGCCGCACGACGCGGCGCGGTACTCGTGGTCGGCGATGGCTCGGGACGTGCGCGCGCTCTACGACGAACTCGACCTCGACGACGTCGCGCAGGTGGGCTATTCGATGGGCGGAGTGATCTCGCTGCTGGTCGCCGCGGCCGACGAGCGAGTCGCGAAACTCGCTGTGGGCGGGATCGGTTCGGGTGTGCTCGACTGCGGCGGCGTGGACCGGCGAGTGGTGGAACCCGAGGAGATTCGACTGGCGATGAACGGCGACGGCGCGGGCGCGCCGCGGGCGGCCCGCCAGTTCCGCGTCCTCGCCGACGCGGTCCGCGCCGACCTGGACGCCATCCGCGCCGTGGTCACCGGTCTCGACGACCGTCCGATCGGCACGCTCGACGACATCACCGTCCCCGCGCTGGTTCTCGCGGGCTCCGACGATCCCTTCGCCGCCGAGCCCGAGCGCCTCGCCGCAGCGTTGCCGGACGGTCGCTGTGTGGTCGTCCCCGGCGATCACATGCTGGCCGTGATGAATCCCGGGTTCAAGGACGCCCTTGTCGATTTCGTGCGCTGA
- a CDS encoding N-acetyltransferase family protein, whose translation MSNIPVIVDRAGLWDAEALSDVAAATFPLACPPDATADDIEIFLAEVLSGERFGEYLTDPARTVLKAVAGGDIVGYAMLHAGEPADPEVARVVDLRPVVEISKMYVLPGHHGTGVSTALMHAALERAREEGYAGVWLGVNQENTRAQRFYAKYGLQTVGTKTFPVGNQLHHDYVMRLVF comes from the coding sequence ATGAGCAACATCCCAGTCATCGTCGACCGGGCCGGATTATGGGACGCCGAAGCCCTCAGTGACGTTGCGGCCGCGACCTTTCCGCTGGCCTGCCCGCCCGACGCCACCGCGGACGACATCGAGATCTTCCTGGCCGAGGTGCTGTCCGGCGAACGATTCGGCGAATACCTGACCGACCCCGCGCGGACGGTGCTCAAGGCGGTCGCGGGCGGCGACATCGTCGGCTACGCGATGCTGCACGCGGGCGAGCCGGCGGACCCCGAGGTGGCGAGGGTCGTCGATCTGCGGCCGGTCGTCGAGATCAGCAAGATGTACGTCCTGCCCGGTCACCACGGCACGGGGGTGTCGACGGCGCTCATGCACGCCGCGCTGGAGCGGGCCCGCGAGGAGGGTTACGCGGGCGTGTGGCTCGGCGTCAACCAGGAGAACACCCGCGCCCAGCGGTTCTACGCCAAATACGGTCTGCAGACGGTCGGCACCAAGACCTTCCCCGTCGGCAACCAGCTCCACCACGACTACGTGATGCGCTTGGTCTTCTGA
- a CDS encoding flavin-containing monooxygenase produces MLDCAVAVIGAGFGGIAMGVALKRAGIEDFLIFDKGHEVGGVWRENTYPGCSCDVPSHLYSLSCAPYRDRRVRYPGQPEILAYLRRVTDEHGLARHLRLGVAIAEATYLDDTGHWRLGTECGHHSVAEVVVFAVGQLHRPNIPDLPGGAEFGGPAFHSAEWDHGVDLRDRTVAVIGTGSSAAQMLPDLAATARRVFVFQRTPHWVLPKPRPEFGPVTRAALRIPGAHRLYRRMLYHGADRVLAPVMRRGWSARPVEWAARRHLRRHVPDPALRAKLTPGYPIGGKRIVFDSRFYTVLNCPAVELVTEAIERVTVDGIQTVDGTLRRCDVLIYATGFRASEFLVPVTVRGRGGAVLHEQWATGASAFLGVAVPGYPNAFLIAGPNTFNPAGSNPTMKECQVDFIVRCLRWRAELGAAAIEVTAEAAHSHQLWLAKAMAKTVWPAMEQSWYKHGAGRVTNPWPASARAFGKMLRRHPAESFTVVRIGDRGGQCADTGRSS; encoded by the coding sequence ATGCTGGACTGCGCGGTCGCGGTGATCGGAGCCGGATTCGGCGGCATCGCGATGGGAGTCGCGCTGAAGCGCGCCGGGATCGAGGATTTCCTGATCTTCGACAAGGGGCACGAGGTCGGCGGCGTGTGGCGCGAGAACACCTATCCGGGCTGTTCGTGCGATGTGCCCTCGCACCTGTACTCGCTGTCGTGCGCGCCCTACCGCGACCGGCGCGTGCGTTACCCCGGCCAGCCGGAGATCTTGGCGTATCTGCGCCGGGTGACCGACGAACACGGCTTGGCGCGGCATCTCCGCCTCGGTGTCGCCATCGCCGAGGCGACCTACCTCGACGACACCGGACACTGGCGACTCGGCACCGAATGCGGTCACCACTCGGTGGCCGAAGTGGTCGTCTTCGCGGTCGGCCAGCTGCACCGCCCGAACATCCCCGACCTGCCCGGCGGCGCGGAGTTCGGCGGGCCCGCGTTCCACTCGGCCGAATGGGATCACGGTGTGGACCTGCGCGACCGGACCGTGGCGGTGATCGGCACGGGCTCCTCTGCCGCCCAGATGCTGCCGGATCTCGCGGCGACGGCGCGTCGGGTGTTCGTCTTCCAGCGGACGCCGCACTGGGTGCTGCCGAAGCCGCGGCCGGAGTTCGGCCCGGTTACCCGTGCGGCACTGCGGATTCCCGGCGCGCACCGGCTCTATCGCCGGATGCTCTATCACGGCGCGGACCGCGTGCTGGCTCCGGTCATGCGGCGCGGCTGGTCGGCGCGGCCAGTGGAGTGGGCAGCGCGCAGGCATCTGCGCAGGCATGTGCCCGATCCCGCGCTGCGCGCGAAGCTGACGCCCGGCTATCCCATCGGCGGCAAACGCATCGTCTTCGACAGCCGGTTCTATACGGTGCTCAACTGCCCCGCAGTGGAGTTGGTCACCGAGGCGATCGAGCGGGTCACCGTCGACGGCATCCAGACCGTCGACGGAACGTTGCGCCGCTGCGATGTCTTGATCTACGCGACGGGTTTTCGCGCCTCGGAGTTCCTCGTCCCGGTCACGGTCCGCGGCCGCGGCGGCGCGGTGCTGCACGAACAGTGGGCGACCGGCGCGTCCGCGTTTCTCGGTGTGGCGGTGCCCGGTTACCCCAACGCCTTTCTCATCGCCGGGCCGAACACGTTCAACCCGGCGGGAAGCAATCCCACGATGAAGGAGTGCCAGGTCGACTTCATCGTGCGCTGTCTGCGTTGGCGTGCCGAACTTGGCGCCGCCGCGATCGAGGTGACCGCCGAGGCGGCGCACAGCCACCAGCTCTGGTTGGCCAAGGCCATGGCAAAGACCGTCTGGCCCGCGATGGAGCAGAGCTGGTACAAGCACGGCGCCGGCCGGGTGACCAATCCGTGGCCCGCCTCGGCGCGCGCGTTCGGCAAGATGCTGCGCCGCCACCCCGCCGAATCGTTCACCGTCGTCCGGATCGGCGACCGCGGCGGCCAGTGCGCCGATACTGGCCGATCATCGTGA